From Carcharodon carcharias isolate sCarCar2 chromosome 36, sCarCar2.pri, whole genome shotgun sequence, a single genomic window includes:
- the jtb gene encoding protein JTB, with amino-acid sequence MSLNCESQDPQDKTSGYSNRLSLSCSNSAWSRLTLISLFMLNIQFSESLTPHEVKDSVRTVPATPCWQVEQFMVAEECKKCTRFEVKTHEACSSTGFVEKINCSESQKEEYKSCRSTGMEETLFWRFEGTMIFLSVIFAVLVILRQRALDRLASEKVRKQIESI; translated from the exons ATGTCATTGAATTGTGAATCACAGGATCCCCAGGATAAAACCAGCGGCTACAGTAACAGACTGTCCCTGAGCTGTAGTAACAGTGCGTGGAGTCGtctcactctcatctccctcttcatGTTAAATATCCA GTTCAGTGAATCTCTAACACCACATGAAGTGAAAGATTCAG TGAGGACAGTTCCAGCCACACCATGCTGGCAGGTTGAGCAGTTCATGGTGGCAGAGGAATGTAAGAAATGTACACGGTTTGAGGTG AAAACACATGAAGCCTGCAGCAGCACCGGGTTTGTGGAAAAGATTAACTGCTCCGAGTCACAGAAAGAGGAATATAAAAG CTGCCGCTCCACAGGTATGGAGGAGACTCTGTTCTGGAGGTTCGAAGGGACCATGATTTTCCTTTCTGTCATCTTCGCTGTGCTGGTCATTCTCCGTCAGAGAGCACTCGACAGACTCGCCTCGGAGAAGGTCCGGAAACAAATTGAATCCATTTAA
- the LOC121272855 gene encoding cyclic AMP-responsive element-binding protein 3-like protein 4 isoform X3, whose amino-acid sequence MINPNEVYSSSRRVVEVASETDSGISDDQRPDSPQHSDPGPESEAGPSTFYQVVYGVSMLEGMKTERAANSTSLVSIELGSWNTPMLIPETCVVDTAPTLTGSVKRSRSITDTDTDIVNSLMVKKHFPDLALTEEEKRLLNQEGIVLPSNLPLTKAEERILKKVRRKIRNKQSAQESRRRKKEYIDGLESRVAACTAQNQELQKQVLQLEHHNVSLLTQLRRLQSLIKETSNKAAQTSTCIMIMTFSLMLLIMPSYNLIRLETPVKQQGYKPTGVISRTILTDLESTQISELAESSLSDVLGSVEVQEEAAPLADNLRPNSQDGPVIKGSRSGLLLKARVPPVSHLEDSDLQKTSKNSSSGRQEDSSDSGTPIPSPDLLRGHSPTPSSPHPGQPSETTKSGRADEM is encoded by the exons ATGATTAACCCCAATGAGGTTTACAGCAGCAGTCGGAGAGTAGTCGAAGTAGcctcagagactgacagcggcaTCTCCGATGACCAGCGCCCAGACAGTCCACAGCACAGTGACCCTGGACCTGAGAGTGAGGCTGGTCCCAGCACATTCTACCAGGTTGTGTATGGAGTCAGTATGCTGGAAGGCATGAAGACAGAGCGAGCAGCCAACAGCACCAGCCTCGTGTCAATCGAGCTCG GCAGTTGGAATACGCCGATGCTGATCCCAGAGACTTGTGTTGTAGACACTGCACCAACCCTCACAGGCAGTGTGAAGAGGTCACGTAgcatcacagacactgacacagataTCGTCAACAGCCTGATGGTAAAGAAG catttccctgacctggcactgactgaggaggagaaacGGCTGCTGAATCAGGAGGGAATTGTCCTGCCCAGCAACCTGCCTCTGACCAAG GCTGAGGAACGGATTTTGAAGAAGGTGCGGAGAAAGATCCGGAATAAGCAGTCAGCACAAGAAAgtaggaggaggaagaaggaATACATTGATGGGTTAGAGAGCAG GGTTGCTGCCTGTACAGCTCAAAACCAGGAGCTTCAGAAACAAGTGCTACAGCTCGAACATCACAATGT GTCTCTGCTAACTCAGCTACGTAGGTTACAGTCTCTGATTAAAGAGACTTCGAACAAGGCGGCACAGACCAGTACCTGCATCATG ATTATGACTTTCTCCCTGATGCTGCTGATTATGCCCAGTTACAACCTGATCCGCTTGGAAACTCCAGTCAAGCAGCAGGGATACAAACCCACTGGAG TTATTTCCAGGACAATCCTAACAGATCTGGAATCGACCCAGATATCGGAACTGGCTGAGAgctctctctctgatgtcctgGGATCTGTAGAGGTGCAGGAAGAAGCTGCCCCATTGGCTGACAACCTGAGACCCAACTCCCAAGACGGGCCAGTTATCAAAGGGAGCCGGTCAGGTCTCCTGCTCAAAGCCCGGGTTCCCCCGGTTAGTCACCTGGAAGATTCAGATCTCCAGAAAACCAGCAAGAATTCTTCGTCTGGACGACAGGAGGATTCGTCCGACTCTGGCACTCCCATCCCGAGCCCTGACCTGCTCCGTGGACACTCCCCGACTCCCAGCTCACCACACCCGGGCCAGCCATCTGAGACTACGAAATCTGGCCGTGCGGATGAGATGTGA